In Deinobacterium chartae, the genomic stretch AGCGTGCCCCGGGCGGTCGTTACCGTCAGACCGGATGGAGTAAATTCTATCAGCTTGACGCCGAAGTTGCGCAGCATGTACGCCGCCTGCAACGCCTCGGCGGTCCGGTCTGGCCCCCAGCCCTGCAGCAGTGGACCGGTGGGTTTGGCTCCGGGTAACTCGGTGCCGTCCGCCGCGATCACCACCTCGCGTCCCCCCCGGCGCAGGCGGGCCACCGGAACCCGTTCGGTAACAGCGATGTCTACCCGGCCCGGAAAAATTTTGATCACTTTGGCCGTCAGCACCCAGGGATGCTGCTCGAGGGCGTGGGCGCGCCAGCCGGTGACCCACAGCCAGGGCTGACCGTTGGCCGCGTTTGCCAGCCGGGCCACCTTGGCGGGCGGCAGGTGCGCGCTGCCGCTGACCCGCACGT encodes the following:
- a CDS encoding FtsQ-type POTRA domain-containing protein, yielding MGIIRLAVTALLVIGLLAASWFALPVWDVRVSGSAHLPPAKVARLANAANGQPWLWVTGWRAHALEQHPWVLTAKVIKIFPGRVDIAVTERVPVARLRRGGREVVIAADGTELPGAKPTGPLLQGWGPDRTAEALQAAYMLRNFGVKLIEFTPSGLTVTTARGTLWSESVDSLRKYARSVTMYSGKRVNIYPWGVSVQK